The following is a genomic window from uncultured Draconibacterium sp..
GCTTGCAGTATTAAACGCTGAAACAAAAGAAATTGAGCGGGTAGTAAAAGGTTTTGGTAATAAAGATTACTCCAAAATAAGAATCGAAAAAATTATTGAAGATCATTCGGGAACAATTTGGGCTGCTAGTTATTCACAGGGCTTGTTTATGGTGGTAATGGGAGAGAACGGTGAAGAGCGTTTAAAAAATTTCAGACCCGATCCGAACAAGCCGGGTACTATTTCGGAAAACCGATTGTTGAGCCTTGTTGTCGATAATGAAAATAATATTTGGGTAGGAGCCGAAAACGACGGTATTTATTGCCTCGATAGAAACAGACAAGATTTTAAGCATTATTTGTCTTCTAAATCCGATCCATTGGTTACCAAAACCTATTCGGGCGAATGTCTTTTCATTGATTCCGGCAACAATTTATGGATAGGAACCTATGCCAACGGAGTACAGGTAGCCCCGGAAAATGGGGAGAGTATTGTTGCATTTAATAGGTTTAAGGGGGGAGATTTGAGCAATACCAACAATATGGTAAATGCTTTTTTCGAGTTTAACGATAGCATCATTGCCATTGCTACCGATGGGGGAGGAGTGAATTTATTGAATAAAAATACCGGCTTTTTTTCCAGTCTGAATACTTCAAATTCTGATTTACCCAACGATTATCTGTTGTCGATAATTGAAGATGAAGATGGCAACGGCTGGTTGGCATCCTGGGGATCAGGCTTGGTGCGTTATGATGGAAAAAGCAAAGTGTTTACCCGGTTTGATACGGAGAATTCTCCAATTCCTGATGATAATCTGTTTCACGTTTGCCTTGGCAATCATTCCGATTTACTAATTGCCACATTTAATTCGGGTATTGGCCGGTATTTCCCCGATGAAAACAAGTGGGAGGTGTTTGATACAGAAAACAGTGATCTTCCAACTAATTGTATCAACGTAATTCGCAGGGCTGATGATGAATCCTTTTTTGTAGGGACGGATTCGGGTTTGGTGAGGTACTTTCCTGATAATGATTTTTTTACGAAAGAAATAGATGCGTTGAGCGCGGCTCATGTCTACGATATTTTTGTTGAAAGTCCTGTTTCTGTTTGGGTGGGAAGCTTGTCGGGGTTATATCATTTTAACCCAAAAACCAGAGATGTTCATACTTTCACGGTAAATGATGGCTTGCCTAATAATACCATAAATGGTATTGTAAAAGATGCTGACGGTTTTCTGTGGTTTTCAACTTCGAACGGCTTGTGTCGCTATAATGAAAATCAGAATGTATTTGAGTGTTATTACCGCGACGACGGCCTGCAGAGTAATGAATTCAGTCCGAGAAGCGTGCTAATCGACTCGGAAAACAATTTGTATTTTGGAGGTATCGATGGCTTTAGCATTATCAATCCCGTTAAGCTGAAAAAGAACGATCATGTGCCGGTTGTAAAATTTACAGAACTCGAGATCTTTAACAAAGTGGTTTATCCAAACGAACCGGGCTCGCCACTGAAAAGAGTAATTTCCGAAGTTGATGAGATTCAGCTTCTTGAAAAACAGTCGGTTTTAACATTTCATTTTAGTGTTTTGGATTATGCCAGCCCTTCAGGAAACCAACACGCTTATATGCTTGAAAACTTCGATGAGGAATGGATTTATTGCGGAACACGACAGCAGGCAACGTATACAAATCTTGATCCGGGAAAGTATATTTTAAGAGTTAAAGGTGCCAGCAGCCGTGGTGTATGGAACGAGAAAGGTGTTGCTTTACATATAACAATTTTACCGTTTTGGTATAAAACATGGTGGTTCATTCTAATTGTATTCTTGTTTTTTACGGGTGTTTTTGCCAGTGTTAATTATTGGAGGGTTAAGTCGTTAAAACAACAAAAAGAAAAACTGGAATTGGCAGTTATTAACCGTACCAAAAAACTAACAGAAATAAATGCCACCAAAGACAAACTCTTTGCTATTATTGCCCACGATCTTCGTAATCCTTTCAATGTAATTCTTGGTTATACTGATGTTTTAATTGAAGGATATCACAAATTCGATAAGAAGGTGATGGAGCAGATTCTTGAAAATTTAAAAACAGCAGGAGACAGTGCCTTTGCTTTACTAGAGAACTTAATGAACTGGTCGCGCTCGCAACGTGGTGTAATGGAGTTTTTCCCAAAGCTAATTGTGCTGGGAGATTTTATTGCTGTTGCTTTGTTCGAGATTAATGCTGTTGCACAAAAAAAAGGGGTTACTATTGAAAACCTGATTCCCGAAAAATCAATAAAAGTTTTTGCCGATTCGAATATGCTTCTGTTAATCTTCAGGAATTTACTAACCAATGCTATAAAATTTAGCAAAACCGGAGGAGCAATCTATATTCTGAGGGCCGGTATTGATAGTAATTTTATCACGTTGGGAATAAAAGATGAGGGCATTGGTATTGAACCGGAAAGAGTTAGGTATATATTTCAGCCCGGTAAACAAGAAACCACGCCTGGCACCAAAGGCGAAAAAGGAAGCGGACTGGGGTTAATGCTTTGCAAAGAGTTTATTGAAATGCATAACGGCAAAATTTGGGTAGAAAGTTCTGTGGGCAAAGGTTCTGTTTTTTGGATTACGATACCGTTAAACGAAAAGGTGTTCGGGAAATAGAAAAAATGGCACCCGCTTAAGCAGATGCCATTGTAAAAACTCCAACCAAATTGTCCTTCAGTCTAAAGTTTGTCCCCCTTTCATCCTGTTACTATGCTGTCATAAACATTTCAAGATCTTTTTCAACCTCGGTAATACCGCCAATTCCGAAATTTTCAACCAATACATTTGCTACGTTTGGCGAAAGGAATGCCGGAAGTGTTGGCCCAAGGTGTATGTTTTTTACGCCCAGGTGCAACAGTGCCAGTAATACAATTACTGCTTTTTGTTCGTACCAGGCAATGTTGTAGGCAATTGGTAGTTCGTTGATGTCGTTAAGCTCAAATACCTCTTTCAGCTTTAAAGCAATAACCGCCAGCGAATACGAGTCATTACACTGTCCTGCATCAATAACACGAGGAATACCACCAATATCGCCCAAAGGTAGTTTGTTGTAACGGTATTTTGCACAACCTGCTGTCAGGATCACAGTGTCTTGTGGTAACTGCTCAGCAAATTGTGTGTAGTAGTCGCGGCTTTTCATACGTCCGTCGCAACCGGCCATTACAAAGAATTTTTTGATGGCACCCGATTTTACGGCATCAACAATTTTATCAGCCAGCGCGAAAACCTGTGCGTGTGCAAATCCTCCGATGATTTCGCCTGTTTCAATTTCCTGTGGTGCTGCACATTTTTTAGCGTGTTCGATAATGGCGCTGAAATCTTTCATTTTGCCATTTTCGCGATCTGGAATGTGGATGGCTCCCTCAAGACCTGATGCCCCGGTAGTATAAATCCTATCGGTGTAGGTGGCCGATTCTTTTGGAGGAACGATACAGTTGGTGGTAAACAGAATTGGTCCGTTAAAACTCTCGAACTCGGTATTTTGTTTCCACCAGGCATTACCGTAGTTACCCACCAGGTGTTCGTATTTTTTGAAAGCCGGATAGTAGTGAGCCGGCAACATTTCGCTGTGTGTATACACATCAACGCCGGTTCCTTCGGTCTGTTTCAGCAATTCTTCCATGTCTTTCATGTCGTGACCCGAAATCAAAATTGCAGGATTATTACGCACCCCGATATTCACTTTTGTAGCCTCAGGATTTCCGTAAGAACCAGTGTTGGCAGCATCTAACAATGCCATTACATCAACACCAAATTTTCCGGTTTCAAGCGTAAGAGCAACCAATTCTTCAACGCTCAAATCTTCGGTAGTAGCTACCAGTGCACGCTGCATGAAGGCAAAAATATCATCTTTTTGGCTTCCCAGATTGTAGGCGTGCTCGGCATAAGCTGCCAATCCTTTTACACCGTAAATAATTAATTCGCGCAATGAGCGAATGTCTTCGTTTTCGGTGCTTAATACACCAACTTCTTCCGCTTTGGCTTCAAACTCTTCGGTTGTATTTCCTGTCCATGTTGCAATCGCCGGAAGCTCTGCCGGTAAAACAACTCCTGCTTCTTTGCTCAGTACGTGCAATTCATTTCTTAACTGAAGTGCTTTAATAATACGTTTGGTAAATACTGCGGCATTAAAATTGGCATTGGTGATTGTGCTGAATAAACCATCAAAAACTAATTTATCTACTTTTTTAGGATTGGCATCAACGGCCCGTAATTTCTCGTTATACCAGCAAATTCCTTTCAGAACGTATAATAAAGTATCTTGTAAATTCGCAACATCGCTGGTTTTTCCGCAAACTCCTGCAATTGTACAGCCGGTTCCTTTGGCTGCTTCCTGACATTGAAAACAAAACATGCTCATTTTTTTATTTTTTAGTTCGTTAATCTTTTGGGTTGAGTGAGAGGGCTCTGGTTTTATGACAATTAATTGAGTATTTCTTGTGGTTTACATCCACTCATCGCTTAATACATCGCCTTTAATTCCTATCACAACTTCTTTAACGGGTACCTTACGCGATGCCATTTGGGTAGCCATTTTTACCATTTGCGACAATCCTCCGCAACATGGAACTTCCATAATTACAACGGTTATTGTGTTTACTCTCGACTCGTCAATCAGTTGTACCAGTTTCTGAACGTAGATATCCTTTCCCTGGTCGAGTTTTGGGCAGGCAATAACCATTTTACGTCCTTTAATAAAGTCGTTGTGGAAATTCCCGTAAGCAAAACCGGCACAATCGGCAGCTACCAACAAATCCGCGCCCTGGAAATAGCTTGCCGCCGGATTGATCAGATGCATTTGCACCGGCCACTGGGTAAGTTCCGATGGCATTTCTGTAACAGGAGCAGCCATTTTTAAACCACCTGCATCAAAAGTCATTGGTGCCGAGCCCGGACATCCGCCGGAAGCACAACCACCACCCGATGCTTGTTCTTCTTTAGCTCCGTGAAGCAATTCGTGTACTTCGCTGATTTCAAAAGGCATGGCCTCGTGATTGGCTTTTATAAAACCAAGGGCTTGCTGCAAATAGCCGGTTTCGTTATGATTCTGCAAATGTTTTAAGTGCGCGAACATGGTGGCTTTTCCTTGTTTTACCATTTGAGAAATAGTAGCAATTTCGTCGTAAGCATCGGCTTCGCGCTTTTCAATGGTAATCGCTCCTTCAGGGCAATGACCAATACAAGCTCCCAGTCCGTCGCACATTAACTCGCTTATCAGTCGTGCTTTGCCTTCGATAATTTGCAAGGCTCCTTCGTGGCAATTCGGAACACAGTTACCGCATCCGTTGCACAAATCCTCGTCAATTTTAATTATCTCTCGTATCATCTTTCTTGTTCTTTTCTTATAAGTTTATGCAACAAAAGTAGGTTGCCGGTGTTAGGCAAAATGTACCAATTGTTACAAAATGATAGATTATTCAATTCTTGTTAAAAGTCCGTTGTTTTATGGTATTCCCGATGAGGAGTGCCGGGCGTTATTTTCAAAAATCCGTTATCAGGTACGCAAATTCGAAAAAGATGCAATAGTGGTGCAGGGAGGTGAGGAGGTTACAAATTTGTTTGTTGTGCTTTCCGGAAGTGTTAGGGGCGAGATGATCGATTACTCGGGGAAAACGGTAAAAATAGAGGATATTGAAGCACCGCGTCCGTTGGCAGCTGCTTTTCTGTTTGGTAAAGAAAATAAATTTCCGGTTACGGTAACTGCCAATAAAAAGGCGGAGTTACTGGCTATTCCCGTTGTTGAATTCCTGAGATTATTGCAAATGAATACACGTTTGTTACGCAACTATTTAAATAGCATTTCAACCCGTGCGCAGTTTCTTTCGCAGAAACTACATTTTCTGAGTTTTAAAACCATTAAAGAAAAGGTTGCTCATTTTCTGCTTCAGCAGGCGGGCGACAGGTTTCATTCGTTCGAATTAAAAAACACACAACAACAACTGGCCGAAATGTTTGGAGTTACCCGGCCATCGCTGGCACGTGTACTTGGCGAAATGCAGAACGAAAACCTTATAAAAATTGAAAAGAAAACCGTTACACTGCTTGATAAACAAGGCTTGAATAAATTACTAAAAAATGGATAGAACACCGGATTTGATTGGTTACAGCATATTTCAATCACATACAAATATCTGTGCTTTTACCACCACCAGAAGCACATTGCCGGTAGAGCGGGTACGATACAGCAATATGCCCGAAAATAAGGCAAAACTGGCTGAGTTTTTGGCTTTGAAGACGGATCAGATGGTTTTCCCAGATCAGACGCACAGTAGCTGTGTAGCCGCTATTCATGAGGTTCCCGATGCTGTAATTTCGGAAACAGATGCCCTGGTTACCAATCAGTCCGGCTTGTGTTTATGTGTGCAAACGGCTGATTGTGTTCCGGTGTTGTTGTTCGATCCGGTGGCGAAAATAATTGCAGCCATTCATGCCGGGTGGCGCGGAACTGTTGGCGGGATAGTTGCAAATGCGGTGGGTAAAATGACAACTAACTACGGTGCTTTGCCCGAAAATATAGTGGCTGCAATAGGGCCGTCAATAAGCCCAGAAATATATGAAGTAGGTGATGAGGTGGTTGCTGCTGCCCGAAAATCGATTCCCAATGTTGAAACGACACTGCACAAAAATGGTAAGGGTAACTATCATTTAAATTTGTGGGAAGCCAACCGGCAAATGTTGTTGAAATCAGGAGTGGTGCAGCAAAATATTCAGATACTGGGAGCCTGTTCGTTTTCCGAGGCCGAAAAATATTATTCCGCACGCCGCGAAGGGGCAGATACCGGGCGAATGGTTTCCGGAATTATGATTTTGTAACCTTGCCGGAGTGGGTAATTAACAAAAAAATATATATTTGCTCCTCAAATGCTAATATTACTCCAAAATGAATACTCAAAACACTGGTTTATTCCCCAAAACAATTCTTATTTTTTTTATCATTTTTCTTTCTTTTCAGCAAAAAAGCAACGCTCAGGAAGGAGCTTATTGGATGGGACTGTCATCTAAAAATCCTGCACTTATTGGTACCCCGTCAGATTGGGTTTGGGGCGTTGCAGAGTTTGCCGATATTCCAAATTACGATGATGAGTACAACAGCTTTGCATTAATAGCTGATTACACCATTTCGCAAAAGGCCGGCACGATGGGTGCAAATTTTTTTCGTACTAAAATAGGAGATGAGACGGGATTTTTGGCTGAATTGCTTTATGCATATACGCTTACAGGAAAAAAGAACAGACAATGGAATTTTGGTGTGTCGACAGGTATTGAGGGGCAAGAGAGTGATTATAGCAGCTATGGTTATGGTAATCCGAAAGCAAGTTATCTGAAAACAAACCTTGGCACTTTATATCGTTCGCGAAAATTGGATTTAGGGCTTAGCTATGCTTTTTTTAATGAATTAGAGAACGAATATAGTTCGGGCAGTTTAATTGATAACTACGTTACGTTTATTACTGCTTACCGCTTTTATATAAAAGAGAAGTTTGTTATCGAGCCTAACTTTAGAATGGACTTTGGAGGTGGCGACAATGATGGTTATGGTGGAATTCATGCGGAGTACGACAATAAAGCCTGGATCGGTTATGTAACTACAGGAACAAACGGGGTGCGCAGCATATACACCGGTGCAGATGTTTTTAAACGATTCCGGATTGCATTAAGGTATTCTTTTTCTGATTACTATCAGTTAGGAAGAAGAAAGTTCTATCAATTCACGCTGGGGTACAAATTGAATTAGCAAAACTATATTTCCAAACCAAGAAACTGGTTTTGGAATAACGTTAAAAATCTGGAAGCAAGTGAAGTAAATTTCTTTGCTTTCGCAGTTGAAAGGAGGCATTTGGGCAAAATATATGGTCTTTTCACATGCAGAAGACTCCATTTTTTTGAAAAAATGCCTCCTTTCAACTGCAGAAGGCATCACTTTTATGCGAAAATGTCCTCTTGCGCATGCAGGAGGCATCATTTTTATGCAAAAATGCCTACTTCGAATTGCAAAAGGCAGTGAATTTGCAAAAATATGACTCCTTTCGCACTTGTTAGCCTTTAGTTGTTGGCTGCATTTCACGTTAATAAGTTTT
Proteins encoded in this region:
- a CDS encoding two-component regulator propeller domain-containing protein — encoded protein: MGYILGIVGVVLISLFQTNCVSAQPEFLPLNHLGTAEGLSSSSVTCIAEDQNGFMWMGTRKGLDRYDGSRFKTYRQDERQLENNALPDNLILALCVDNNNRLYVGTSSGLSVYDPEQDKLHSFRYDSLSCLYDLSIQIRALQVDQNQGVYIASSNGIFYFDPQQNTVEHINNLGISVIDDLFLASDGRLWFGSANGLAVLNAETKEIERVVKGFGNKDYSKIRIEKIIEDHSGTIWAASYSQGLFMVVMGENGEERLKNFRPDPNKPGTISENRLLSLVVDNENNIWVGAENDGIYCLDRNRQDFKHYLSSKSDPLVTKTYSGECLFIDSGNNLWIGTYANGVQVAPENGESIVAFNRFKGGDLSNTNNMVNAFFEFNDSIIAIATDGGGVNLLNKNTGFFSSLNTSNSDLPNDYLLSIIEDEDGNGWLASWGSGLVRYDGKSKVFTRFDTENSPIPDDNLFHVCLGNHSDLLIATFNSGIGRYFPDENKWEVFDTENSDLPTNCINVIRRADDESFFVGTDSGLVRYFPDNDFFTKEIDALSAAHVYDIFVESPVSVWVGSLSGLYHFNPKTRDVHTFTVNDGLPNNTINGIVKDADGFLWFSTSNGLCRYNENQNVFECYYRDDGLQSNEFSPRSVLIDSENNLYFGGIDGFSIINPVKLKKNDHVPVVKFTELEIFNKVVYPNEPGSPLKRVISEVDEIQLLEKQSVLTFHFSVLDYASPSGNQHAYMLENFDEEWIYCGTRQQATYTNLDPGKYILRVKGASSRGVWNEKGVALHITILPFWYKTWWFILIVFLFFTGVFASVNYWRVKSLKQQKEKLELAVINRTKKLTEINATKDKLFAIIAHDLRNPFNVILGYTDVLIEGYHKFDKKVMEQILENLKTAGDSAFALLENLMNWSRSQRGVMEFFPKLIVLGDFIAVALFEINAVAQKKGVTIENLIPEKSIKVFADSNMLLLIFRNLLTNAIKFSKTGGAIYILRAGIDSNFITLGIKDEGIGIEPERVRYIFQPGKQETTPGTKGEKGSGLGLMLCKEFIEMHNGKIWVESSVGKGSVFWITIPLNEKVFGK
- the hcp gene encoding hydroxylamine reductase, which codes for MSMFCFQCQEAAKGTGCTIAGVCGKTSDVANLQDTLLYVLKGICWYNEKLRAVDANPKKVDKLVFDGLFSTITNANFNAAVFTKRIIKALQLRNELHVLSKEAGVVLPAELPAIATWTGNTTEEFEAKAEEVGVLSTENEDIRSLRELIIYGVKGLAAYAEHAYNLGSQKDDIFAFMQRALVATTEDLSVEELVALTLETGKFGVDVMALLDAANTGSYGNPEATKVNIGVRNNPAILISGHDMKDMEELLKQTEGTGVDVYTHSEMLPAHYYPAFKKYEHLVGNYGNAWWKQNTEFESFNGPILFTTNCIVPPKESATYTDRIYTTGASGLEGAIHIPDRENGKMKDFSAIIEHAKKCAAPQEIETGEIIGGFAHAQVFALADKIVDAVKSGAIKKFFVMAGCDGRMKSRDYYTQFAEQLPQDTVILTAGCAKYRYNKLPLGDIGGIPRVIDAGQCNDSYSLAVIALKLKEVFELNDINELPIAYNIAWYEQKAVIVLLALLHLGVKNIHLGPTLPAFLSPNVANVLVENFGIGGITEVEKDLEMFMTA
- a CDS encoding 4Fe-4S binding protein, whose product is MIREIIKIDEDLCNGCGNCVPNCHEGALQIIEGKARLISELMCDGLGACIGHCPEGAITIEKREADAYDEIATISQMVKQGKATMFAHLKHLQNHNETGYLQQALGFIKANHEAMPFEISEVHELLHGAKEEQASGGGCASGGCPGSAPMTFDAGGLKMAAPVTEMPSELTQWPVQMHLINPAASYFQGADLLVAADCAGFAYGNFHNDFIKGRKMVIACPKLDQGKDIYVQKLVQLIDESRVNTITVVIMEVPCCGGLSQMVKMATQMASRKVPVKEVVIGIKGDVLSDEWM
- a CDS encoding Crp/Fnr family transcriptional regulator — translated: MIDYSILVKSPLFYGIPDEECRALFSKIRYQVRKFEKDAIVVQGGEEVTNLFVVLSGSVRGEMIDYSGKTVKIEDIEAPRPLAAAFLFGKENKFPVTVTANKKAELLAIPVVEFLRLLQMNTRLLRNYLNSISTRAQFLSQKLHFLSFKTIKEKVAHFLLQQAGDRFHSFELKNTQQQLAEMFGVTRPSLARVLGEMQNENLIKIEKKTVTLLDKQGLNKLLKNG
- the pgeF gene encoding peptidoglycan editing factor PgeF: MDRTPDLIGYSIFQSHTNICAFTTTRSTLPVERVRYSNMPENKAKLAEFLALKTDQMVFPDQTHSSCVAAIHEVPDAVISETDALVTNQSGLCLCVQTADCVPVLLFDPVAKIIAAIHAGWRGTVGGIVANAVGKMTTNYGALPENIVAAIGPSISPEIYEVGDEVVAAARKSIPNVETTLHKNGKGNYHLNLWEANRQMLLKSGVVQQNIQILGACSFSEAEKYYSARREGADTGRMVSGIMIL
- a CDS encoding type IX secretion system membrane protein PorP/SprF; its protein translation is MNTQNTGLFPKTILIFFIIFLSFQQKSNAQEGAYWMGLSSKNPALIGTPSDWVWGVAEFADIPNYDDEYNSFALIADYTISQKAGTMGANFFRTKIGDETGFLAELLYAYTLTGKKNRQWNFGVSTGIEGQESDYSSYGYGNPKASYLKTNLGTLYRSRKLDLGLSYAFFNELENEYSSGSLIDNYVTFITAYRFYIKEKFVIEPNFRMDFGGGDNDGYGGIHAEYDNKAWIGYVTTGTNGVRSIYTGADVFKRFRIALRYSFSDYYQLGRRKFYQFTLGYKLN